In Cupriavidus taiwanensis, the following are encoded in one genomic region:
- a CDS encoding DASS family sodium-coupled anion symporter — translation MPELPASQPPAPVTPAATAPKLTLHWGLFAAAAALVAVLAIPQPDGLTIAGQRMLAILAFAIVVWITEAVSYETSAIMITSLMAGLIGFAPTVNDPSVQYGTSRALGMALAGFSNTALALVAAALFISAAMTVTGLDRRIALVTLSAIGTSTRRILIGTIAVTIALSLVVPSATARSACVVPIMMGVIAAFGVDKKSNIAAGIMITVAQATSIWNVGIQTAAAQNLLTVGFMDKLLGERITWLQWLIAGAPWAVAMSVVLYFLVRWLLPAETEAIPGGKEAVQRELSALGPMSAPQKRLAAVSLGLLLFWATEGKLHSFDTATVTFVGLVILMLPRIGVMDWKTMQQRTPWGTLIVFGVGISLGTALLSTQAGQWLGQFVVTHSGLATQGALLVFAILSAFLILIHLGFASATALTAALLPILISVLQTLPGDINRVGITMLLGFTVSFGFILPINAPQNMVCLGTETFNGRQFARIGIPVTIIGYAMMLLFAATYWRWLGWV, via the coding sequence ATGCCTGAACTTCCCGCCTCCCAGCCGCCCGCCCCCGTCACACCGGCCGCGACCGCACCGAAACTCACGCTGCACTGGGGCCTGTTCGCGGCCGCCGCCGCACTGGTCGCGGTGCTGGCGATCCCGCAGCCAGACGGCCTCACCATCGCCGGCCAGCGCATGCTTGCGATCCTGGCATTCGCGATCGTGGTGTGGATCACCGAAGCGGTGTCGTACGAGACCAGCGCCATCATGATCACCTCGCTGATGGCCGGGCTGATCGGCTTTGCGCCGACCGTCAACGACCCCTCGGTGCAGTACGGCACTTCCAGGGCGCTGGGCATGGCGCTGGCGGGATTCTCCAATACCGCACTGGCGCTGGTCGCGGCGGCGCTGTTTATCTCCGCGGCCATGACCGTCACCGGGCTGGACCGGCGCATCGCGCTGGTGACGCTGTCGGCGATCGGCACCAGCACGCGCCGCATCCTGATCGGCACCATCGCCGTCACCATCGCGCTAAGCCTGGTGGTGCCCAGCGCCACCGCGCGCAGCGCCTGCGTGGTGCCGATCATGATGGGCGTGATCGCCGCGTTCGGGGTCGACAAGAAGTCCAATATCGCGGCCGGCATCATGATCACGGTGGCGCAGGCCACCAGCATCTGGAACGTCGGCATCCAGACCGCTGCCGCGCAGAACCTGCTGACGGTGGGCTTCATGGACAAGCTGCTGGGCGAGCGCATCACCTGGCTGCAGTGGCTGATCGCCGGCGCGCCGTGGGCGGTGGCGATGTCGGTGGTGCTGTATTTCCTGGTGCGCTGGCTGCTGCCGGCCGAGACCGAAGCCATTCCCGGCGGCAAGGAGGCGGTGCAGCGCGAGTTGTCCGCGCTCGGCCCGATGAGCGCGCCGCAGAAGCGGCTGGCCGCGGTGTCGCTGGGGCTGCTGCTGTTCTGGGCCACCGAAGGCAAGCTGCACAGCTTCGACACCGCCACCGTGACCTTTGTCGGGCTGGTGATCCTGATGCTGCCGCGCATTGGCGTAATGGACTGGAAGACCATGCAGCAGCGCACGCCCTGGGGCACGCTGATCGTGTTCGGGGTCGGCATCAGCCTGGGCACCGCGCTGCTGTCGACCCAGGCGGGGCAGTGGCTCGGGCAGTTCGTGGTCACGCATTCCGGGCTGGCGACGCAGGGGGCGCTGCTGGTGTTCGCGATCCTGTCGGCGTTCCTGATCCTGATCCACCTGGGCTTCGCCAGCGCCACCGCGCTGACCGCGGCGCTGCTGCCGATCCTGATCTCGGTGCTGCAAACCCTGCCCGGCGACATCAACCGAGTCGGCATCACCATGCTGCTGGGCTTTACCGTCAGCTTCGGCTTTATCCTGCCGATCAACGCGCCGCAGAACATGGTGTGCCTGGGCACCGAGACCTTCAACGGGCGCCAGTTCGCGCGCATCGGCATCCCGGTCACGATCATCGGCTACGCCATGATGCTGCTGTTCGCCGCCACCTACTGGCGCTGGCTGGGCTGGGTGTAG
- a CDS encoding TagF domain-containing protein, producing MITAPSMFGKLPGQRDFVRHRAPLDQVQAWRSCFDGGDDALPVRAASHAANAPARQWLHLTPPSLSGPCRLCPGEPCQFVLRPGGLQFPDGRGYLVGVIAASHDQVGRRYPLVVWQCASAGWAGHVLAPPAQWLTELAQLVRDHTHEADRTGLPAAIDALWARHRPRWGERLRLSLGRLAEAGARASGRRAPSAMCESFLPDLLRLGSLGSVWQSTGRGPFGIEGLASIRRIVAGL from the coding sequence ATGATCACGGCGCCGTCGATGTTCGGCAAGTTGCCCGGACAACGGGATTTTGTCCGGCACCGCGCCCCGCTGGACCAGGTACAGGCGTGGCGCAGTTGCTTCGATGGCGGGGACGACGCCTTGCCGGTGCGGGCGGCATCGCATGCCGCGAATGCCCCGGCGCGGCAATGGCTGCACCTGACCCCGCCGAGCCTGTCAGGCCCGTGCCGGCTGTGCCCCGGCGAGCCGTGCCAGTTCGTGCTGCGGCCCGGCGGCCTGCAGTTTCCCGACGGGCGCGGCTACCTGGTCGGTGTCATTGCCGCCTCGCATGACCAGGTCGGGCGGCGCTATCCGCTGGTGGTCTGGCAATGCGCCAGTGCCGGATGGGCTGGTCATGTCCTCGCCCCGCCTGCACAGTGGTTGACCGAATTGGCGCAGCTGGTGCGCGACCACACGCACGAGGCGGACCGAACCGGGCTGCCCGCGGCAATCGACGCCCTGTGGGCCCGGCACCGGCCGCGCTGGGGCGAGCGCCTGCGGCTGTCGCTCGGGCGCCTGGCGGAGGCGGGCGCACGCGCCAGCGGACGTCGCGCGCCCAGCGCAATGTGCGAAAGCTTTCTCCCTGACCTGCTGCGCCTTGGCAGCCTTGGCAGCGTCTGGCAGTCCACGGGCCGCGGCCCTTTCGGGATTGAAGGGCTGGCTTCGATCCGCCGCATCGTGGCTGGACTCTGA
- a CDS encoding transglycosylase domain-containing protein, with protein sequence MKSLCSALLKLLLLAAIGGALLAAIAILAANRQLPSLDALTAFRDTPDYVPIEKIPRALTEAVVAIEDERFYLHDGIDYVGVIRAGIANLSDELSQGASTITMQVARNFYLSREKTYTRKLYEVLLSYRIEKALSKDQILELYLNKIYLGQGAYGFADAARTYFGKRLDQLTLAECAMLAGLPKAPSANNPVANPRRARQRQVYILRRMLELGRISRGEYDGALLEPLRLK encoded by the coding sequence ATGAAAAGCCTCTGCTCCGCCCTGCTCAAGCTGCTGCTGCTCGCCGCGATCGGCGGCGCGCTGCTGGCCGCCATCGCCATCCTGGCCGCCAACCGGCAATTGCCGTCGCTCGACGCGCTTACCGCCTTCCGCGATACGCCGGACTACGTCCCGATCGAAAAGATCCCGCGCGCGCTGACCGAGGCGGTGGTGGCGATCGAGGATGAACGCTTCTACCTGCATGACGGCATCGACTACGTCGGCGTGATCCGCGCCGGCATCGCCAACCTGTCCGACGAACTGTCGCAGGGCGCGTCGACCATCACCATGCAGGTCGCGCGCAACTTCTACCTGTCGCGTGAGAAGACCTATACGCGCAAGCTGTATGAGGTGCTGCTGTCCTACCGCATCGAAAAGGCCCTCAGCAAGGACCAGATCCTGGAGCTGTACCTGAACAAGATCTACCTGGGACAGGGCGCGTATGGCTTTGCCGATGCGGCGCGGACTTACTTCGGCAAGCGGCTGGACCAGTTGACGCTGGCCGAATGCGCGATGCTGGCGGGCTTGCCCAAGGCGCCCTCGGCGAACAACCCGGTGGCCAATCCCAGGCGCGCGCGCCAGCGGCAGGTTTATATCCTGCGGCGGATGCTGGAGCTGGGGCGGATTTCGCGGGGCGAGTATGACGGGGCGTTGCTGGAGCCGTTGCGGTTGAAGTGA
- a CDS encoding tyrosine-protein phosphatase, whose protein sequence is MLKWLQRAACPHAFAAMPPTPVAAAVAPQVPDLVFERISNARDLGGLMGAEGRRVRHGRLYRSGNPALASAADLDRLQALGLDMVVDFRSPGEKSPGEAAFGQRFRWQAVPVLEGSMAMDVLMPRLRASTPAQMDAFMLEVYRDFPVRYRAAFGGFMQTVQDGRTLLFHCTAGKDRTGFAALLLLAALGVGQDDILANYLESNQRNAQFNAAALAQMAGLGVDAAVMMPLLEVRASYLEASMQAIDAGWGGVGNYLRDALQVDVAQLRAHYLAG, encoded by the coding sequence ATGCTCAAGTGGCTTCAACGCGCGGCATGCCCGCATGCCTTCGCGGCCATGCCGCCCACACCGGTGGCGGCCGCTGTCGCGCCGCAAGTGCCAGACCTGGTTTTCGAGCGCATCAGCAACGCGCGCGACCTGGGCGGACTGATGGGTGCCGAGGGGCGCCGCGTGCGCCACGGCCGGCTCTACCGCAGCGGCAATCCGGCGCTGGCCAGCGCCGCCGACCTGGACCGGCTGCAGGCGCTCGGGCTCGACATGGTGGTGGACTTCCGCTCGCCCGGCGAGAAGTCGCCGGGCGAGGCGGCTTTCGGCCAGCGCTTTCGCTGGCAGGCGGTGCCGGTGCTGGAAGGCAGCATGGCGATGGATGTGCTGATGCCGCGCCTGCGCGCCAGCACGCCGGCGCAGATGGATGCGTTCATGCTCGAGGTGTACCGCGATTTCCCGGTGCGCTACCGCGCCGCCTTCGGCGGCTTCATGCAGACCGTGCAGGACGGCCGCACGCTGCTGTTCCACTGCACCGCGGGCAAGGACCGCACCGGCTTTGCCGCGCTGCTGTTGCTGGCGGCGCTGGGTGTCGGCCAGGACGATATCCTGGCCAACTACCTGGAATCGAACCAGCGCAACGCGCAGTTCAACGCGGCGGCGCTGGCGCAGATGGCCGGGCTGGGGGTCGATGCCGCGGTGATGATGCCGCTGCTGGAGGTCCGCGCCAGTTATCTCGAGGCGTCGATGCAGGCCATCGACGCGGGCTGGGGCGGCGTCGGCAACTACCTGCGCGACGCCTTGCAGGTCGACGTCGCGCAGCTGCGCGCGCATTACCTGGCCGGCTGA
- a CDS encoding acetate/propionate family kinase, producing MTTLHTAASAVILVVNAGSSSVKVSVYAVPEAAHGNADINPVLSAHGQIEGIGVAPRLSASMADGRVVADETFPQAQVADHDAAFRLVRLVLSVGLREHPPVAIGHRVVHGGAGYAQAVCIDDTVIETLEALVPLAPLHQPHNLTAIRAVRQAMPELLQVACFDTAFHAGHDVLAQLMALPYAYFERGIRRYGFHGLSYEYIARRLRQVAPDLAEGRVVVAHLGNGASLCAMRDGRSVESTMGLTALDGLPMGTRCGAVDPGALLWLAQQGMSPAEIQAMLYQESGLKGLSGVSSDMRALLASDAPRARLAVDFYAYRAAQEIGKLATTLGGLDALVFTAGIGANSPPVRARICEHLAGLFGIMLDAGANGGNSQRISRDDSRVPVLVLPTDEEGMIALSTARILRERGKL from the coding sequence GTGACCACCCTCCACACCGCCGCGTCAGCCGTCATCCTCGTCGTCAACGCCGGCTCGTCCAGCGTCAAGGTCTCGGTCTACGCCGTGCCCGAGGCCGCGCACGGCAATGCCGACATCAACCCGGTGCTGAGCGCGCACGGCCAGATCGAGGGCATCGGCGTTGCGCCGCGCCTGAGCGCCAGCATGGCCGATGGCCGCGTGGTCGCCGACGAGACCTTTCCGCAGGCGCAGGTGGCTGACCACGATGCCGCCTTCCGCCTGGTGCGGCTGGTGCTGAGCGTGGGCCTGCGCGAACACCCGCCGGTCGCGATCGGCCACCGCGTGGTGCATGGCGGCGCGGGCTATGCGCAGGCGGTCTGCATCGACGACACCGTGATCGAAACGCTGGAAGCTTTGGTGCCGCTGGCGCCGCTGCACCAGCCGCACAACCTGACCGCGATCCGCGCGGTGCGCCAGGCCATGCCGGAGCTGCTGCAGGTGGCGTGCTTCGACACCGCCTTCCACGCCGGCCACGACGTGCTCGCGCAGCTGATGGCGCTGCCCTATGCGTACTTCGAGCGCGGCATCCGGCGCTATGGCTTCCACGGCCTGTCGTATGAATACATCGCGCGCCGGCTGCGCCAGGTGGCGCCCGACCTGGCCGAGGGCCGCGTGGTGGTGGCGCACCTGGGCAACGGCGCCAGCCTGTGCGCCATGCGCGACGGCCGCAGCGTCGAGAGCACCATGGGCCTGACCGCGCTCGACGGCCTGCCGATGGGGACGCGCTGTGGCGCGGTCGACCCGGGCGCGCTGCTGTGGCTGGCGCAGCAAGGCATGAGCCCCGCCGAGATCCAGGCGATGCTGTACCAGGAATCGGGCTTGAAGGGACTGTCCGGCGTCAGCAGCGACATGCGCGCGCTGCTGGCCAGCGACGCGCCGCGCGCGCGGCTGGCGGTGGACTTCTACGCCTATCGCGCCGCGCAGGAAATCGGCAAGCTCGCCACCACGCTGGGCGGCCTCGATGCGCTGGTGTTTACCGCGGGCATCGGCGCCAACTCGCCGCCGGTGCGCGCGCGTATCTGCGAACACCTGGCGGGGCTGTTCGGCATCATGCTCGATGCCGGCGCCAACGGCGGCAACAGCCAGCGCATCAGCCGCGACGACAGCCGCGTGCCGGTGCTGGTGCTGCCAACCGATGAAGAAGGGATGATCGCGCTGAGCACCGCGCGCATCCTGCGCGAGCGCGGCAAGCTGTGA
- a CDS encoding RNA-binding protein, which produces MKVLVRGLKAGLDPAALRKALARYAKIRSVELVKEGDPRHPWAWVDIDAGALTVWKLVARLDRRYIAGCHLRWHVPAYRAR; this is translated from the coding sequence ATGAAGGTTTTAGTACGCGGTCTGAAGGCCGGGCTGGACCCGGCGGCGCTGCGCAAGGCGCTGGCACGGTATGCGAAGATCCGTTCGGTGGAACTGGTGAAGGAAGGCGACCCGAGGCACCCCTGGGCCTGGGTCGATATCGACGCCGGCGCGCTGACGGTATGGAAGCTGGTGGCGCGGCTGGACCGGCGCTATATCGCCGGCTGCCACCTGCGCTGGCATGTGCCGGCGTACCGCGCGCGCTGA